A genomic window from Halorubrum lacusprofundi ATCC 49239 includes:
- a CDS encoding helix-turn-helix domain-containing protein, which yields MVGDNLITVLGNKYNTDILTATGDAMSAQDLSDELDVPIATCYRRINELEEADLLELHDRPLSDEHRRVKVYRRKVDGVEVDFRDGLTVEVEERSAVKNRLDDVWRDLSSSK from the coding sequence ATGGTGGGGGACAACCTGATCACGGTGCTCGGCAACAAGTACAACACGGATATCCTGACCGCGACCGGCGACGCGATGTCCGCACAGGACCTCAGCGACGAACTTGACGTCCCGATCGCGACGTGTTACCGTCGGATCAACGAACTCGAGGAAGCTGACCTGCTTGAGCTCCATGACCGACCGCTCTCGGACGAACACCGCCGTGTGAAGGTGTACCGCCGGAAGGTCGACGGCGTCGAAGTCGACTTCCGCGACGGGCTCACTGTGGAGGTCGAGGAGCGCTCCGCGGTGAAGAACCGGCTCGATGACGTGTGGCGTGATCTCTCGTCGAGTAAGTAA
- a CDS encoding DUF7500 family protein, whose amino-acid sequence MSDHEAPPADPDELDFTDDESVVEIGESRYVVGTNGRPNVRRSQPDRRPADETGFTSADPSNPAERRPPDPGGGSGGAEAGGGGNADAPRDAGGQAQGGHSAPEVDRQSVSRWLASSFDDDGFTYGIDATLHVDGDTTRQRMVSNDVTATFDSLVSWFASNAGPSSPTPEALGLLLVASETTVDVPPVAIKRFAASQGLTASDSIGDLVRAAEEANGFRIE is encoded by the coding sequence ATGAGTGACCACGAGGCACCGCCGGCCGACCCCGACGAACTCGACTTCACCGACGACGAGAGCGTCGTCGAGATCGGGGAGAGCCGGTACGTCGTCGGGACGAACGGCCGGCCCAACGTCCGCCGGTCGCAGCCGGACCGGCGCCCCGCCGACGAGACGGGCTTTACGTCCGCCGACCCGTCGAACCCGGCGGAGCGGCGACCGCCGGACCCGGGCGGCGGCTCGGGGGGCGCAGAGGCTGGAGGTGGCGGAAACGCTGACGCGCCCCGCGATGCAGGCGGTCAGGCGCAGGGCGGCCACAGCGCTCCCGAGGTCGACCGCCAGTCGGTGAGCCGATGGCTGGCGAGTTCCTTCGACGACGACGGGTTCACCTACGGGATCGACGCGACGCTCCACGTCGACGGCGACACCACCCGCCAGCGGATGGTCTCGAACGACGTGACGGCGACGTTCGACTCGCTCGTGTCGTGGTTCGCGTCCAACGCGGGCCCGAGCTCGCCGACGCCGGAGGCGCTCGGACTCCTACTCGTCGCGAGCGAGACGACCGTCGACGTGCCGCCGGTGGCGATCAAGCGCTTCGCCGCGAGCCAGGGGCTCACGGCGAGCGACAGCATCGGCGATCTGGTGCGCGCGGCTGAGGAAGCCAACGGCTTCCGGATCGAGTAG
- a CDS encoding DUF7521 family protein has protein sequence MELIEGLYLVTTTVLAGASVTLLAFAVSAYRSSGRTAMAYLAVGFGLVVLAAVATPVAAFRTSFANPQALLLVNTGLLAASMALVAGSLAVYEPGTREFVIPDSELAQIQDR, from the coding sequence ATGGAGCTCATCGAGGGGCTGTATCTCGTGACGACTACCGTGCTGGCCGGCGCGAGCGTGACGCTGCTCGCGTTCGCGGTTTCGGCGTACCGATCGTCGGGCCGAACGGCGATGGCGTACCTCGCGGTCGGGTTCGGGCTCGTCGTCCTCGCCGCCGTGGCGACGCCCGTGGCCGCCTTCCGGACCTCGTTCGCGAACCCGCAGGCGCTGCTGCTCGTCAACACCGGCCTGCTGGCGGCGTCGATGGCGCTGGTCGCCGGGAGCCTCGCGGTGTACGAACCCGGGACGCGGGAGTTCGTGATCCCCGACTCGGAGCTGGCGCAGATCCAAGATCGCTGA
- a CDS encoding archaellin/type IV pilin N-terminal domain-containing protein: protein MFETILNEEERGQVGIGTLIVFIAMVLVAAIAAGVLINTAGFLQSQAEATGQESTDLVSERIDVTSEVGIVGNNSTGELESIRVAVTGAAGSDQIDLSETTIQAVGPNGQANLVFTDEAANGTSLVNNESTYNASSLNASEFAVQDSQGDWVSSGGAVLDDENDYTIVLNPGAEPFGSLTADGTDGTAVYGGTWTYAHQTADEEAFGQSQSSSLEIVSPASATTSLELTSPDLYSEDGEAVRL from the coding sequence ATGTTCGAAACAATACTGAACGAGGAAGAGCGCGGTCAGGTTGGCATCGGTACGCTCATCGTGTTCATCGCGATGGTACTGGTGGCGGCGATCGCCGCCGGTGTCCTGATCAACACGGCCGGCTTCCTCCAGTCGCAGGCGGAAGCAACCGGACAGGAGAGTACGGATCTCGTCTCCGAACGGATCGACGTGACGAGCGAGGTCGGTATCGTCGGGAACAACAGCACCGGCGAACTTGAGTCGATCCGCGTCGCCGTTACCGGTGCGGCCGGGTCCGATCAGATCGACTTATCAGAGACGACGATCCAAGCGGTCGGTCCGAACGGACAGGCGAACCTCGTGTTCACCGACGAGGCTGCAAATGGTACATCTCTAGTCAATAACGAGAGCACATACAATGCGAGCAGCCTCAATGCGAGTGAGTTCGCTGTGCAAGATTCCCAAGGCGATTGGGTCAGCAGTGGCGGTGCAGTGCTGGACGACGAGAACGATTACACCATCGTCCTCAACCCTGGCGCAGAACCGTTCGGGAGCCTCACTGCGGACGGTACCGATGGCACAGCAGTCTACGGTGGAACGTGGACCTACGCTCACCAAACTGCAGACGAAGAGGCCTTCGGACAGAGCCAATCCTCGTCGCTCGAGATCGTCTCGCCCGCGTCGGCGACGACCTCACTCGAACTCACTTCGCCCGACCTCTACAGCGAAGACGGCGAAGCGGTCCGGCTCTAA
- a CDS encoding zinc ribbon domain-containing protein, with protein MKTCPRCDSSLDDEARYCVDCGAPQTEDAAEELDEYVQRQAQQVAAESGGTGGGGGGDFGNAGNAESDGGGSGFVPTEQLTDREQLWRRGCYVFGYGTIVVALTLVPQVGAFPLILGGIAILPPIRRLTAEPLGSPLKREVMAGLYAVFALLGVALLVLL; from the coding sequence ATGAAGACCTGCCCCCGATGTGACTCGTCGCTCGACGACGAGGCCCGCTACTGCGTCGACTGCGGCGCCCCTCAAACGGAGGACGCCGCCGAGGAACTCGACGAGTACGTACAGCGGCAGGCCCAGCAGGTGGCCGCCGAGTCCGGGGGGACGGGCGGCGGAGGCGGTGGGGACTTCGGAAACGCCGGGAACGCCGAGAGTGACGGCGGTGGGTCCGGGTTCGTCCCGACCGAGCAACTCACCGACCGCGAGCAGCTCTGGCGCCGCGGCTGCTACGTGTTCGGCTACGGGACGATTGTCGTCGCGCTCACGCTGGTCCCGCAGGTCGGCGCCTTCCCCCTAATTCTCGGCGGGATCGCGATCCTCCCGCCGATCCGTCGTCTGACCGCGGAGCCGCTCGGGAGCCCGCTGAAACGCGAGGTGATGGCCGGGCTGTACGCGGTGTTCGCGCTGCTCGGCGTCGCGCTGCTCGTTCTCTTATAA
- a CDS encoding RAD55 family ATPase, producing the protein MSELVSTGVEGLDSILTGGITERSTVLVSGNPGTGKSIFGIQYLYHGVTEHDERGVYVSFEEDEADIRGAAESIGLEGFGDLVDSGDIVILDKREMLRETDFSTAVDKLLDTIEDGEFDRLVLDSLSMFQLFFDAEQEKRTYLLKFSDILKAPGLTSLLINEQGAVFPDTEVGLENFLTDGNIYFIQTPTDSGVNRYVWVAKMRKQDIDTDIFPMEIGEGGITVHERAGGFSMMGRSEEPSF; encoded by the coding sequence ATGTCAGAACTCGTCTCCACCGGGGTCGAGGGGCTCGACTCGATCCTCACCGGCGGAATCACGGAGCGATCGACGGTCCTCGTCTCCGGAAACCCCGGTACGGGCAAGAGTATCTTTGGGATCCAGTACCTCTACCACGGCGTCACCGAACACGACGAGCGCGGGGTGTACGTCTCCTTCGAGGAGGACGAAGCGGACATCCGCGGCGCCGCCGAGTCGATCGGGTTAGAGGGGTTCGGCGACCTCGTCGACAGCGGCGACATCGTTATCTTGGACAAGCGAGAGATGCTGCGCGAGACCGATTTCTCGACGGCAGTCGACAAGCTGCTCGACACGATCGAAGATGGAGAGTTCGATCGGCTGGTCCTCGACTCGCTATCGATGTTCCAGCTCTTCTTCGACGCCGAACAGGAGAAGCGGACGTACCTGCTGAAGTTCTCGGACATCCTCAAGGCCCCCGGGCTGACCTCGCTGCTCATCAACGAGCAGGGCGCGGTGTTCCCCGACACCGAGGTCGGACTGGAGAACTTCCTCACCGACGGGAATATCTACTTCATCCAGACGCCGACCGACTCCGGCGTCAACCGCTACGTCTGGGTGGCAAAGATGCGGAAGCAGGATATCGACACCGACATCTTCCCGATGGAGATCGGTGAGGGCGGGATCACCGTCCACGAGCGGGCCGGCGGATTCTCGATGATGGGGCGGTCAGAAGAGCCCTCGTTCTGA
- a CDS encoding response regulator transcription factor: MSNPSVLVVEDEPDIAALYAGFLEERYDVDLAETAAEAIDRVDGAVDVVLLDRRLPDGSGDDVLEHIREAGYDCRVAMVTAVEPDFDIIDMGFDLYLTKPVSRSKLLAAIETLLTRSEYDGLIQEAAALASKRAVLNTQKPAAQREGNESYAELVERLEDLDANIDELGESLSSDDYRAMFRDLGEA, translated from the coding sequence GTGAGCAATCCATCGGTCCTCGTCGTCGAGGACGAGCCGGATATCGCCGCGTTGTACGCCGGCTTCCTCGAAGAGCGATACGACGTAGATCTCGCCGAGACAGCCGCCGAGGCGATCGATCGGGTCGACGGCGCGGTCGACGTGGTGTTGCTCGACCGTCGACTCCCAGACGGGAGCGGCGACGACGTGCTCGAACACATCCGTGAGGCCGGCTACGACTGTCGGGTCGCGATGGTCACCGCCGTCGAGCCCGACTTTGACATCATCGACATGGGGTTCGATCTGTACCTCACCAAGCCCGTCAGTCGCTCGAAGCTGCTGGCGGCGATCGAGACGCTGTTGACCCGCAGCGAGTACGACGGCCTGATCCAGGAGGCCGCGGCGTTGGCGAGCAAGCGCGCGGTGCTCAACACCCAGAAGCCGGCCGCCCAACGTGAAGGGAACGAGTCGTACGCCGAACTGGTCGAGCGGCTCGAAGACCTCGACGCCAACATCGACGAGCTCGGCGAGTCGCTATCCTCCGACGACTACCGCGCGATGTTCCGTGATCTCGGTGAGGCCTGA